The Thermococcus eurythermalis genomic sequence CTCAGGAGGTTCCAGGCTATTTCCTTCATCTCCCCCGCGACGGCGAAGTGGAATGGCGTTTCTGCCCTCACCGTCAGGAAAATCACGGGGACTGGACTGTGCCAGTCACCCGGGGCCCTGTCCCCCTGGTAGTAGGGACCGTAGTGGGGGTTCATTATGTCCCAGTCGAAGATGGGCCAGTCGCCGTTCCCCTCAGGCGGCTCCGGAAAAGCGTCGAGGAATATTGCACCTCCCCTCTCTTTAATCGTTCCGAAGAGCTCGATGAGCTTTTCTGCTACCTCCCTTGGGTTACCATCCGTTCCGAAAACATCGAGGAACTCTTCAAGCTCCCTTGATGGGGCCACCTCCAGCGTCTCGGGAAACTTTTTGAAGTTTCCCTCCGCGAGGAGCCTCTGAACCTGACCCGCTCGCCGGTAGAAGTCTCCATCGAATCCCTCAGTACCCTCAAGCATTTCTGCCATCATCTCCACCGCCCACGTCCTCGTTACGCCCTTCAGCGCCGAGCCCGGGATGTACGGAACCCCGTAGTTCCTGAGCAGTCTTATGCTAGTCTCGTAAACGCTCTCGTCACCGAGGCCAACGACGAGCCTTGACTTTAATGTGAACCTACCGGTCTTTGCTCCGACGCTCGTCAATAATTCCTGATAACGGGTGAAGTACCCCCGGTAAAGTCTCACTGCCGTTGACGGCACCCGGATTTCCCCGAGGAGCATCTTGAGTACGTTCCCGCTCACCTTTAACCTACCCGGGTTGCAGGTCCCCACGTCCCCCTTCTCGCTCGAAAAGGGCGCGAACTTGTCGAGGAGTAGCGAGATGTTCTGTACTTTCTCAAAGTTCACAGGCTCCGCTGTTGGATTGGAGACCCCCAGGGCGTCCTGTGTGTCCCTTGGAACGTAGTAACACGCTCTTCTCGTGTTTTTCTTCCACCCTTTGGGTCCCCTGCTTTCCCTTCTCCCTCCGAAGTTGCGCCCTCCACCGCGGCGGTCCTTTCTCATACTCAATCACCGCTCGTCTCGTCTTCCTTTAGCATCGCGTCGGCGAAGCGCCTGAGCCAGTTTAGGAGGGCTATCGTCTCCTCCGTCAGGAGGATTGCCTCAAGGGCGTTTTTCTCGGCGTAGGTTTTCAGCGGGTCGTTTCCATCGGTCAAACCCATCTCGCTGAGCCACTCGGCTATGTGCTTGTAGAGGTAGGAGTAGGCCAGCCTGTCGGCTGAGAATTCTCCACTGGCCTCCATCTTTTTCTTAATCTCGTCGGGCAACCTCGTAAACGGCACGCGCCCGTTCGCGGGTTCCTCCTCGCCCGGCCCGGTTATCTCGGCCTCTGCCTTTATCTTGGACTGGTAAAAAGCGAGCGCCTGCCCCAGGCCGTTGGTGAGGATTAAGACCGGCGCGCTCTTGACGTAGGAGCGGTATTTACTCCCAACCTCGGGGCCTTTCTCATTACCTTTACTGTCTTTTATTGAGAGCGTTGCGACCTCAAGGACCCTCTCGTAGGCGAACCTCGCGCGCCTCTGCTCCATCGTCACGACGTCCATGCCCTCACCTCCTGACGACTACCCTGACGAAGCCCTTCCCAACGGTCTCGTCGCCACCGATTTGGAGGTACTTCACCGAAGTCAGGAAGTTTCCAAGCTTGTCCTTTACCTCACTGGCCGTCCTCAGGCCCCCGACCCCGGTAACCCTCGGGTTTCCAGCGGCTATCACCGCGTAGAGGAGAGTGTCTCTGGGAAGGAACTCCTCATACCAGAGGCCACCCCGGCGAACGGTTCCCGTGGACTGGTCTATCGCAACCCTCGCCACAATCTCGGTGGCGAGCTTCACAAATGCCGTGAAAACGTCGTCGTGAACGATGACGAGGCGCTCCTCAAGGTCGATGCCCTCAGGGAGGAGCTTTTTGAGCTCGCTGGCGATTGCAGTGAGGTCTTGTCCCTTGGCCTCCAGCGCAACCTCCTCGAGAACGACCTTTCCGCTCAGCTCCACGGCCGAGTTTTCGGAAACTATGGCCTCGTTTTCCTTTGGCTCAGGGACGCTGAAGTTGACCTCCTTGCCAGCCAGCTCCATATCCTCTTTGAAGCGCTTGAGCACGAGCGGGCACGTGACGTAGGCGAAGACGCCCTTCGCGCTCCTCACCGGGAAGAGGAGAACCTTGGCGTCGCCAACGGCTATCGCTCCCGCGTGCTCGTGGGCCTTCTCCCCAGGCTCGGGGCCGAAGATTGCCTTGATTACTTCCTCCAGTTCGCCGGTCTCTTTGAAGGCGCTCCTCAATACTCCCTTCAGGCTCTGGCCCCATATCACGGGAAAGCCCGTGTGGCGCTCCCTCTGAATCGGCAGGTCTATGACGCTGACCTCCGCTCCACTCCCGGCGTGGACGGGGGTAACGGCGTATATCCCGAGAACCAACCTTTCTGAATACATCAGCAAACCACCCCCTGGTTTCTATACGTGAGGGCATCAACGCAGAGTTGAGACGCGAGTCCTTTATCCCTGTACGAGAACACGAAAACCTTCTCGGCCCTTCCACCCTTAACCCTGATGGTATCCTCAAGCTTTACGGAGACGGTGTTAAACTCGAAACCGGAGTGAGCTATGAAGTTGCGAACCTTGATGTTTCTGTTTACTGAGTTTCCACCAGAAGTGAAGTTCTGATTTCTCACCCTGTAAAGCTCGCCGAGTACGATTCCTTTCTTCCCCACCAGACTCTTTGGAATCCTTCCCCTCTTCTTGCCCAGCTCAGCTATTGCCCATCCCTGAAGGTTTTTCAGCTCGCACAGCTGGTCTTCCACGACAATCCCTATCCTCGGCATCTTCGCGAATAACTTCGAACTTATGTCAAACAGCTCGTCAAGGGTGACCTCTTTCTTTGGATACCCATTGAAAACCGTCCCAAAGACCCTCAGCATGTAGTAGAGCTTCACAGCCGTTCTGAAGTCCCTGCTTAGGGCTTTTCTGCGGAAGATGTGGGCCTTTCTTTCTCCTGCAGGGTCGGGCTTTATGCACACCTCGATGGCGTCAAGGAAGTCCTGATATCCTTTTTCCACGTACGCCCCAACGTCCTTCGTGGAGGGGTAGAACGTCGCAAAGGCCAGGGGGAAGCCGTTAGTCACGGAGCTTATGAAGGCGCTCCACTCCGGCCTATCTGAGACGGTCGAGTACAGCGGTCTGGGCCTCAGCTCCAGTGCCTCCACGAGCTTCATGTTGAGGACGGAGAGCTCTTTAATCTTCTCCTTCCACTCCCGTTGACCCTGGGGGAACGGCTCCGAGTTCACCACGTACAGCCTCGCGGTGTAGAGGTACGCCAGTACGCCTAGCAGGGCCTTGAGTGCCCTGTATGTCAGCACGGGCATGAAGTTTACGCCGTGGGTGAGGTCAAGGATTACCTCTGTGTCCCCTACGGGAAGCCTTTCGGCGAGAACCTTCAGGACGACGGAATAAAAGTCCAGGACGTCCCCCTCAACGCTGACGTTGTCGAACTCCCCGACACCGGGCAGAACCACTACCTCCACGTCATCGAGCAGGGCGCGGTCTTCTTCATCGAGGTGGGGCTTTATCCTGTTCTCTATGAACCACTTAACCCGCTCCTGAACGTCCTCAACGACCCCTTCGTAGGAGCCAACCTCCTTGGGCTTCACGTCGTTTCTCAGGGTGAGGTTGGTGAGGGTGTCGAGGACGAGCACGATGGCCCTATGGGGTCGCAGGGCCTTCATCAGGACGGGCAAAGTGCTGACGTTCTTCAGCTCGACGCTCCGGCAGTCCTTAATCCCGAGTGATTCGCAGTCAAGCCTATACCATATGGGTTCCCACTGGAAGGGGTTCCCCCATGTGGCGATTAAGACCCTCTTCATCCCAGCACCCCCGTGAAGGCCAAGCCGTAACCGGCCCATGTCATCTCCCCAACGGACATCTTCCCGGGGAGTGAGAGGCTCTCCTTGACCCTGAACCAGAACACAGTTCCAGCGGGAAGGGCGTATTTCAGGGGCTTGGGCTTCCTCTCGACCATGTCCCAGCCCGTAACCTTGAGCCTCCTGCCAGTGAAGAGCTTGAGGAACTCCACGTTTCCGAGCTTTTTAATAAGGGTCGTCTTGATGTCCTCGAACTTCCCAACGACCGGCGTCGCGAGGTAAACCCTGACGGTTCCGCCGGCTGGGACTTCAAGCGCTTCTGGGATGGGGAGCTCACCATCTTTGAACTCAAAGCGGGCGAAGCGAGATTCACCGCCAAGCTTTAGGACGCCCTCCTCCCCAAGAACCGCTTTCAGCTTCTCCTCATCGGACTCGGATAAGTACACAGCTATGCGAACCCCCTTGTCAGATTTTTCATCGAGCCTTAGGAACTCAGTCCTGTAGAACATTCCCACAACTGTTGTTTTAAGCCCGTTGAGTGCTATACCAACGCGCTCTTCCTTCAGGTAGGGTCTGAGGAGGTCAAGGTCCTCCAGCGCGGGCTCTCCCCTTAGGTAGCCCATGAGGAATTCCTTCCCGACGAAGCCTTCAAGCGGGGAGAAGCGGAGGGTTCTCTTCCCCTGGACAGAGGCGTGAACTGCGGGTTCCTCTTTTTTAAGGGGCCAGTAAGGCTTGAGCTCACCTATGCCGAGTTCGGTCTCAACGATGTCCATAGGCATTTTGAAGAGGGGGGAGGAGCCATCGTGGAAGAAAACTCCCTCTATCGAGAAGCCTGGCCTCCACTCACCGTTGGAGGGCTTTTTCTTGACTCCATTCCCGACCTCCAGGTTGAGAAGGTCGTATGCTCTCCTCGCGAAGAGGGCACCCATAATCGCCCCGGCCAGGGTGTGGGGGAGCGGCTCAACGCTCCTCCCGACGTGGGCCTGACCGGCCGTGAAGTCCCTGCTCTCCCTGAAAAAAAGGACGTCGTGCGGGCGGATTTCAATCATGCCCCCACCCCCGCTTCGAGGAGTATCTTGAGGAGCGTCGCAGCGCCGTGAACCTGTTTTTTGAAGACAACCCCTGCCAGTTCACTACTGAGACGTTTTGAGAGCTCATCAAACCACGCCTCCCCATGGGGCTCTTCCCCATCAATCAGTTCCTCTGCAAGGGCCTTAATATCCTCCCACCTGAACCTCCCGGGTTTCTCCGGGTCGCTGACGATTACCTCCTTTATCTCCTCATTGAACTCTTCCAGCCGGGACTCGTCGGGGCCGTTTTCCATCCCCCTCAGGTCTTCCTTCGTTAGGAAGGCCCTCACGTTCCTAACCAACCACAGGAAGTTTGCGAGGGCCTCAATGAGCCCCTCCCTCTCTTTCTTCTTGTCGTAGTTGGAGTGCCGGAGGAACTCGTACTTCAGAAGGTTCAGCACGGCCCGGGGTTCGTTGGGCCACGTGACGGTGTCGAGCTCGTAAATCAGCTTCCTGCTGATTTTTTCCCTCTTAAACTCGCGGAGGAGTGAGGAGTAATACCCTCCTTTGAAGAGCTCCCAGTTAACGGCCACGCGGTAAAAGGCGCCACTGTGCTTCCTGTAACCAATGGCAAGGCCGTTCCTCCCGCTCTCCTTTGCAAGGTGCTCTAAGCCGTTAACGCCGGGAACGGCAGTGTATAAAGGCTCTTTGTAGTAGGTTATAAGAATTCCTCCACTCATACTCCTCGTCTCGCCCTGTAACGGTTCGTAACCGACCCAATCCTCGGTAAACTCGCCCTGAACCTCATAAGCCAGCCCAAAGGCCTCGTCCGTCGAGCTAAGCGCCAGGACATCGTCTCCACCGGCGTAGAGGAGCTCGGCATCGTGGGTTTCCGAGACGGCGGAGACATGCTTGACGGCAAACTCGCTCAGAGAGCGCGTTATGGTCGTATGGATAACGGGAGTTGCCGGCCTGTTCGCCCCAATCGTTGACTCCCGGGCAAAATACTCCCCAACGTCCTTCACGGCCTTCGAACCGCTCAGAACCTTGCCCATGTTGTCACCATCCATCTTGAGGATTGCGTAGTACTTGGGCGGTTCGCCGATGAAGGTGACGAGTTCCTTCAGGGCCCGGGCGATTGCCGAGACGTCTATATCTTTGAGTTTGTCCACGTTAACGCCGTAAACCTTCGCGAGGGCTTCCTTGTCCGTCAGGCTTTCGACGTAGAAGACCTCAGCGTTGGGAGCCAGCCTCTCGAAAAGTAGCCTCAATGCCTCGGAGAGCTCCCGCAGTTTGTCCGTGAACTCCTTCGCCTTGTCCCCGGTGAACGTTGGCTTTCGGAACTCGTCGCGCCACTCGGGGAAGACATCGAGGGCCAGGTACAGAAAGACATCGTACCACGTAACGGGCTTTTCATTGGCCTTGAGTTCCCCGTTCTCGAAGCGTTTCAGTGCCTCGGCGGTGGGTCTCCTCAGCGCCACCTCACTCACCGAGCGGAAGCGCTTGAGCTCTTTCTTCTTGCCTTCGGCCATCGCTTTTATCTCACTCGCGTCCTTCCCCACCATTGGGTAGTTCTTAACCCAGAGAACGTAGAACCTCGGGTAGAAGCGCTTCGTCAGGCAGAGGGGACATAGGCGCTCCTTCTCCTTAATGTCGTAGATTTTCCTCGCCCACAGCCTTTCCCTGAGGTCGTTCCATTTCTCCGTTACATGCTTGTATTTTACATATTCAACCCTGCCATCTTTTTCATATTTATCATTACCCCCAATCGCGAGGTTCTCGCCGCAGAGAGTGCAGCGGAAGCCGCCAGGCTGTTCGGACCTGTCGTGTCTGACCGATGAGAAGTCGGTATACTGGTCGAGGAGGGTGAAGAGTTCTGGGTAGTGGTGAACCTCGCTCTCGAAGTTGTCTGGGAGCGTCTCCAGATAGGCCTTTAGGGACTCCTCGATGATGCCGTCCAGCTTCGTCAGCGGAACGGTTTCGACCGTTATCGAGAAATACTTCCTCACCGTCAGGTCGTATACGTCCTTCTTTTCGAAGAACTCGCCCATCCCGTAGAATTCCCAGGCCGCGCGGAAGAGCTTCTCAAGGAAACCCCTGATGGAGTCTTCTATCTTCTCCCCAAGGGATTCGACGTCCTCATCGGCCGGAACGATGGCTAAAACTTTGTTGGGCATGTTGGCAATCTGGAGCTCTCTTTCGTCGAGTTCTTTGCCGAGCTCGTGCTCGAAGAAGGGCTGGTCGCGCAGGTGGGGTATGACGAGCGCGTGCGGTCCGAAGGAGCGCCACAGCTCCGAGATGGCCAGATACGTGAGGAGGCTGAGGATATGACTCCCGGCCCACAGGTCCCTCTCGGTTCTGGCGTTGGCTATGAACCCCTGAACCGGCGAGAGCTTGAAGCGGAGAAGCCTGGCGTTCCCGTCCCTGAGCCGGGCGTAGACGTCGAGCCTGCTCAACCAGTCGTGGTCCGGAACGTAAGGGTCGGCCGGGAAGTGAACCAGTTCCCCTGCGATATCCCTGGCGTTTTCAAACCCCTCTCCTTCAAGGGCTTTTTGGTATTCCTCCTCCAGTTTCTCCGGCAGGTCGTTCCAGAGCCTTGCGAACTTCTCCATGGAATCGGCGCTTTCTATTTTCCTTGCGATGCTCTCTTCAGCTTTTCTCAGGGTTTCAATGAAATGCCTCCTTTCCTCCTCGGAGGCATTGAACCAGAAATTACTGAGTTTTTCGAGGGGCTTTTCAACGGCGCTTATCGGGTGCTTGAGGACGAACTTTTCAAGCCCCGGCCTCTCCGTTACGGGGTAGCTTGACAGATGCCTCCACTTTTCAGGGAGCTCGTACTCCCCGAGCAGGGACGCGAGAATCCTTGACGGAGCCACTTCAAGGAGGGCCTGAGCGTAGGAGTTCCACAGAATCATCAGAGCTCCACCTCCCGACCTGGGAATTCGTTAAAGAAGCGCTCAACGTCGCGGTAACCAGGCTGAGGAATTCCTCTGGCCCGTATATCCCTTTTGATTCTGACCTTCAGATTCTCTCCCTCTGGTAGGAACCTGTGCTTCAAGTAGACAACCATCGGGCGGTGCTTTCCGTCAGAACCTCTCACGACCTTGAACCTGATGGGGGACGCTCTCCTTTCGTGAACCTCCCCTTCTATCATAAGCCCCTTCACGCCCAGGGAAAAGAAATTGTACTGGTGGGGGAGGCCAAAGGCCGAGTAAGGGAGTTCGACATCTGAACTGCCCCGGTAAGCCCTTTTAACGTCGTCATACTGCTCGGTGACCCAATAGGAGATTAATTTGCCTTTTACAAACCTCTCATGCTTCGGCCCACTGTGTCGGAACTTGTGGAACTTCCTGTCTATGTCTGAGAGGACGCTAAACCTACCGTAAGGGGTAGTGTATAACATCGAGCCGAGTTTCACCCTAAAGAACTTCGGGTGGAGTGCCGGGAACTCTGGAAGCTCAACGTTAGGTGTTCTGTTAAGGCCATATCCGAGGTAACCACCAATGACATCAAGGGCAGACTTGTAAACGTTCTGGAGGTACGATGAAGTTACGTACTCTCCGAGGAGCTGGATGCTCCCCATTCCACGGGTCGTTCTGGCCCCCAGACCGCCGAAGGCAAAGGCAACCTCCGAAACTTCCCTCGCTATTTCAAGGTATCTACGTTCGTGGGAGAGAAGTTCAACTTTGGCTGTTCCGACGAGCCCTTTCCCAGAGAGGCCGAAGCTTAAATACCTTGCTCCAAGTTCCCTAACGTCAACCTTCTTCTCCTCCCTGAAGGAGACCCTGACCAAAACCTTGGACTTTCTACCGGTGCTCCCGAAGAGTTCAGATTCCCTGTCTTTTATCATGGAGATAGCTTCGTTCTCATCAACGTTGCCCAAGAGAACAGCGTGTGCGAGGGCCCTGAACCACCATCTCAGGACACCCTTGACGCTTGCGGAGCGGAATTCGGCTTTTCCTTGGTCGGCACCCCTCATGAAGAGGGGGGTAACGGTCTCCAGCTCAAACACGGCCTCGTACATCTCAACACCTCACAGGACGTTTTCAAACCTGTCGGGAGGAGCACCGATATGGAAGCTGTGTACGACCTTATCACTGGGCAGTGAGTAAAAGACGACCGAGTCCTCGGACTCGTCTATTATTGAATCCAACCTCCTCAGAAGCTCCCCAAGCTCCTCGTCGGCCAGGTAACCCTCGAAGACGCTCCTCTGGCGCCACTGAAGATAACGCCTAAGGAGCCTGTGCACCTTGACGACCCTTTTTTCGTTCACGTCGTAAACAAGGATATAATACCTCATTTCCACCACGGCCTGAAGGCCCGGTATTTCGACCTCCCAAGGAGGTGCCTCTTAAGACGCCTCG encodes the following:
- the cmr4 gene encoding type III-B CRISPR module RAMP protein Cmr4, producing MYSERLVLGIYAVTPVHAGSGAEVSVIDLPIQRERHTGFPVIWGQSLKGVLRSAFKETGELEEVIKAIFGPEPGEKAHEHAGAIAVGDAKVLLFPVRSAKGVFAYVTCPLVLKRFKEDMELAGKEVNFSVPEPKENEAIVSENSAVELSGKVVLEEVALEAKGQDLTAIASELKKLLPEGIDLEERLVIVHDDVFTAFVKLATEIVARVAIDQSTGTVRRGGLWYEEFLPRDTLLYAVIAAGNPRVTGVGGLRTASEVKDKLGNFLTSVKYLQIGGDETVGKGFVRVVVRR
- the cas10 gene encoding type III-B CRISPR-associated protein Cas10/Cmr2, which gives rise to MILWNSYAQALLEVAPSRILASLLGEYELPEKWRHLSSYPVTERPGLEKFVLKHPISAVEKPLEKLSNFWFNASEEERRHFIETLRKAEESIARKIESADSMEKFARLWNDLPEKLEEEYQKALEGEGFENARDIAGELVHFPADPYVPDHDWLSRLDVYARLRDGNARLLRFKLSPVQGFIANARTERDLWAGSHILSLLTYLAISELWRSFGPHALVIPHLRDQPFFEHELGKELDERELQIANMPNKVLAIVPADEDVESLGEKIEDSIRGFLEKLFRAAWEFYGMGEFFEKKDVYDLTVRKYFSITVETVPLTKLDGIIEESLKAYLETLPDNFESEVHHYPELFTLLDQYTDFSSVRHDRSEQPGGFRCTLCGENLAIGGNDKYEKDGRVEYVKYKHVTEKWNDLRERLWARKIYDIKEKERLCPLCLTKRFYPRFYVLWVKNYPMVGKDASEIKAMAEGKKKELKRFRSVSEVALRRPTAEALKRFENGELKANEKPVTWYDVFLYLALDVFPEWRDEFRKPTFTGDKAKEFTDKLRELSEALRLLFERLAPNAEVFYVESLTDKEALAKVYGVNVDKLKDIDVSAIARALKELVTFIGEPPKYYAILKMDGDNMGKVLSGSKAVKDVGEYFARESTIGANRPATPVIHTTITRSLSEFAVKHVSAVSETHDAELLYAGGDDVLALSSTDEAFGLAYEVQGEFTEDWVGYEPLQGETRSMSGGILITYYKEPLYTAVPGVNGLEHLAKESGRNGLAIGYRKHSGAFYRVAVNWELFKGGYYSSLLREFKREKISRKLIYELDTVTWPNEPRAVLNLLKYEFLRHSNYDKKKEREGLIEALANFLWLVRNVRAFLTKEDLRGMENGPDESRLEEFNEEIKEVIVSDPEKPGRFRWEDIKALAEELIDGEEPHGEAWFDELSKRLSSELAGVVFKKQVHGAATLLKILLEAGVGA
- the csx1 gene encoding CRISPR-associated CARF protein Csx1, producing the protein MKRVLIATWGNPFQWEPIWYRLDCESLGIKDCRSVELKNVSTLPVLMKALRPHRAIVLVLDTLTNLTLRNDVKPKEVGSYEGVVEDVQERVKWFIENRIKPHLDEEDRALLDDVEVVVLPGVGEFDNVSVEGDVLDFYSVVLKVLAERLPVGDTEVILDLTHGVNFMPVLTYRALKALLGVLAYLYTARLYVVNSEPFPQGQREWKEKIKELSVLNMKLVEALELRPRPLYSTVSDRPEWSAFISSVTNGFPLAFATFYPSTKDVGAYVEKGYQDFLDAIEVCIKPDPAGERKAHIFRRKALSRDFRTAVKLYYMLRVFGTVFNGYPKKEVTLDELFDISSKLFAKMPRIGIVVEDQLCELKNLQGWAIAELGKKRGRIPKSLVGKKGIVLGELYRVRNQNFTSGGNSVNRNIKVRNFIAHSGFEFNTVSVKLEDTIRVKGGRAEKVFVFSYRDKGLASQLCVDALTYRNQGVVC
- the cmr5 gene encoding type III-B CRISPR module-associated protein Cmr5 produces the protein MDVVTMEQRRARFAYERVLEVATLSIKDSKGNEKGPEVGSKYRSYVKSAPVLILTNGLGQALAFYQSKIKAEAEITGPGEEEPANGRVPFTRLPDEIKKKMEASGEFSADRLAYSYLYKHIAEWLSEMGLTDGNDPLKTYAEKNALEAILLTEETIALLNWLRRFADAMLKEDETSGD
- the cmr6 gene encoding type III-B CRISPR module RAMP protein Cmr6 — translated: MRKDRRGGGRNFGGRRESRGPKGWKKNTRRACYYVPRDTQDALGVSNPTAEPVNFEKVQNISLLLDKFAPFSSEKGDVGTCNPGRLKVSGNVLKMLLGEIRVPSTAVRLYRGYFTRYQELLTSVGAKTGRFTLKSRLVVGLGDESVYETSIRLLRNYGVPYIPGSALKGVTRTWAVEMMAEMLEGTEGFDGDFYRRAGQVQRLLAEGNFKKFPETLEVAPSRELEEFLDVFGTDGNPREVAEKLIELFGTIKERGGAIFLDAFPEPPEGNGDWPIFDWDIMNPHYGPYYQGDRAPGDWHSPVPVIFLTVRAETPFHFAVAGEMKEIAWNLLRLALRHHGVGAKTSLGYGRFE
- the cmr1 gene encoding type III-B CRISPR module RAMP protein Cmr1, producing the protein MYEAVFELETVTPLFMRGADQGKAEFRSASVKGVLRWWFRALAHAVLLGNVDENEAISMIKDRESELFGSTGRKSKVLVRVSFREEKKVDVRELGARYLSFGLSGKGLVGTAKVELLSHERRYLEIAREVSEVAFAFGGLGARTTRGMGSIQLLGEYVTSSYLQNVYKSALDVIGGYLGYGLNRTPNVELPEFPALHPKFFRVKLGSMLYTTPYGRFSVLSDIDRKFHKFRHSGPKHERFVKGKLISYWVTEQYDDVKRAYRGSSDVELPYSAFGLPHQYNFFSLGVKGLMIEGEVHERRASPIRFKVVRGSDGKHRPMVVYLKHRFLPEGENLKVRIKRDIRARGIPQPGYRDVERFFNEFPGREVEL
- the cas2 gene encoding CRISPR-associated endonuclease Cas2, coding for MRYYILVYDVNEKRVVKVHRLLRRYLQWRQRSVFEGYLADEELGELLRRLDSIIDESEDSVVFYSLPSDKVVHSFHIGAPPDRFENVL
- the cmr3 gene encoding type III-B CRISPR module-associated protein Cmr3, producing the protein MIEIRPHDVLFFRESRDFTAGQAHVGRSVEPLPHTLAGAIMGALFARRAYDLLNLEVGNGVKKKPSNGEWRPGFSIEGVFFHDGSSPLFKMPMDIVETELGIGELKPYWPLKKEEPAVHASVQGKRTLRFSPLEGFVGKEFLMGYLRGEPALEDLDLLRPYLKEERVGIALNGLKTTVVGMFYRTEFLRLDEKSDKGVRIAVYLSESDEEKLKAVLGEEGVLKLGGESRFARFEFKDGELPIPEALEVPAGGTVRVYLATPVVGKFEDIKTTLIKKLGNVEFLKLFTGRRLKVTGWDMVERKPKPLKYALPAGTVFWFRVKESLSLPGKMSVGEMTWAGYGLAFTGVLG